Part of the Pseudodesulfovibrio hydrargyri genome is shown below.
GTAGATTTAATAATTTTAACCTATTAATAGGCATGGAACTCAGACATCTCCGCTACTTCGTGGGCGTGGCCCGCGAGCTCAATTTTTCCAAGGCGGCGGAAAAGCTGCTGGTCTCCCAGCCCGCCTTGAGCACCCAGATAGTGGACCTGGAAGAGGATCTCGGCGTGCAGTTGTTCATCCGCAGCACGCGCCAAGTCCGGCTGACGGCCGCCGGGGAGGTCTTCCTGGAAGAGGCCGAGGACATCCTGCGCCGGGCGGAGGCGGCCCGGCAGCGGGCCACGCGCACAGCCCGGGGCGAGGAGGGGGAGCTGACCGTCAGTTTCTTCGCCGCGCCGACCATGTTTTTCCTGCCGGAACTGGTCCGCCGTTTCCGGGCCGCATACCCGGCCGTGAGCCTGCGGCTGCGGGAGCTGACCCCGGACAGACAGCTCGATGCCTTTGAGCGGAACGAGATCGACGTGGGGTTCACCCGGCCTCTGCCGCCCGGCCATCCGTATCTTGAGTGCGAGGAGTTGTTCAAGGAGCGGTTTCTGGCGGTCATGGCCGAGACGCACCCCCTGGCCGGACGCGGGCGGATAGGCCTGAAGGAGCTGGCGGGCGAGCCCTTCGTGCTCATGGCCCGCCCCGTGGCCGTCACTCTGTACGACCAGATCATCGCCCTGTGCCGCGAGGCCGGGTTCTCGCCGCTGGTCGAGCACACGCCGGACCTGATGGCCACGCTGCTCATGATGGTCGCGGCCGAGCAGGGCGTGAGCGTGGTCCCGGAGGGCGTCCGCAACCTGCGCGAAAAGCAGGTGGCCTACGTCCCGCTCGATCCGTCGCCCGAGCCCATCCCGCTGCTGCTTTCCTGGGACCCCGGCCGGGATAATCCGGCCCGCGACGCCTTCCTCCGCCTGGGCCGCGAGGGCGGATTCGGCATCCGGTAGCTCACGGGGGAATTCCGGGTTCAAATCCAGATTTCCCTTCCTTGTTCAAATATGACCAGCGAAAAAAGGCCTTGCGGCGAAACCGCAAGGCCTTTTTTTAGTGTCGTTCGAGGCGAAAGCTACCGTTCCAGGTAGGTGTAGCCCCGCAGGCCGTTCTTGTAGGCCTGGAGGATTTCGCGGCGCTGGGCCGGGGTGATCAGCCCCTTGCGCACGCTCTGTTCGGCGGTTTCGCGGAAGCGGGTGAGCAACGCCTTGGTGTCGTACTCCACATAGGAGAGCACGTCCTCCACGGTGTCGCCTTCCAACTCGCCCACGAACTCGTACTTGCCGTCCTCCAGGATGCGGATGGTGACCACGTTGGTGTCGCCGAACAGGTTGTGCAGGTCGCCCAGCGTCTCCTGGTACGCGCCCACCAGGAAGGCCCCGAGGCAGTATTCCTCCGAACTCCTGAGGGCGTGCAGGCGCATGGTCCGGTTCACGCCGGGCCCTTCGATGAAGCGGTCGATCTTGCCGTCGCAGTCGCAGGTGATGTCGGCCAGGGACCCCTCGCGGGTGGGCTCCTCGTCCAGCCGGTGCACGGGCATGACCGGGAAGAGCTGGTCGATGGCCCAGGCGTCGGGCAGAGATTGGAACACGCTGAAATTGCAGTAGTAGATGTCCGACAGGGTGCGGGCGATACCCTCCAGCTCCAGGGGCAGGGCGGGCAGGTCCCGGGCCAGGATCGCGATGTTCCGCACGGTCTGCCAGAAGACGTTCTCGCCCAGGGCGCGCTCGCGGAAGGAGATGGTCCCCTGGTTGAAGGCCTGGCGGACCTCGTCCCGGTAGTAGAGGGCGTCGTTGAAGCTCTCCTGGACGTTGTCCGGGGTCAGGGCGAGCATGGTCTGGTGCATGTGCCGGATGTGGACGTTGGTGTCCTCGGGCAGGCTGTCCGGGAGCGGCTCGGGCTCGAACCGGGCGGCGTCGAGCACGTTGAAGAGCAGCATGGAGTAGTAGGCCACCAGGGCCCGGCCGGATTCGGTGATGATGGTCGGGTGGGGGACGCCCTGCTCGTCGAGCACGGTCATGACACCCTCGATGACGTCCGCGCAGTACTCGTAGACCGAATAGTTGCGGCTGCTGGACAAGCTGGTCCGGGTGCCGTCGTAGTCCACGGCCAGGCCGCCGCCGAGATCAAGGTAGCGCATGCCCGCGCCCTCGGCCGCGAGCCCCGCGTAGATGCGGCTGGCCTCGGCCACGCCCGAGCGGATCTCGCGGATGTTCGGGATCTGCGAGCCCAGGTGGTAGTGGAGCAGCTGCAGGCAGCCGAGCATCCCGGCCTCCTTGAGACGGTCGATGACCTCGATGATCTGGGCCGCGTTGAGCCCGAAGATGGAGCGGTCCCCGCCGGACTCGGCCCACTGGCCCGTGGCCTGGGAGGCGAGCTTGGCGCGCACGCCGAGGATGGGCTCCACGCCCAGCGCCCTGGAGCGTTCGATGATCAGCGGCAGCTCGCCCGGCATTTCGATGACCAGGACGCATTTGAAGCCGAGCTGCACGGCGTGCAGGGCCAGGTCCACGAACTCCTCGTCCTTGTACCCGTTGCAGACCAGCACGGCCCCGGGGTCGCTGTGCATGCCCATGGCCGCGATGAGCTCGGCCTTGCTGCCGGCCTCGAGCCCGTGGTGGTACTTGCGGCCGTGGCGGGTCACGGCCTCGACCACCTGTTGCTGCTGGTTGACCTTGATGGGGTACGCGCCGAGGTAGGCGCCCCCGTAGTCCAGGCTCTTCATGGCCTGGATGAAGCTGTCGTTGAGCAGGGATATCTGCGTGTCGAGCAGGTTCTCGATGCGCAGGAGCACCGGCAGGTCCAGGCCGCGCGCCTGGATTCCGGCGATGATGTCGGGGATGGACACCGCCCCGGCGAAGTCGTCGGGGGTGGCGGTCACCTGGAGGTCTCCGTTCTCGGAGACGCCGAAGAAGCCCGCGCCCCATTCCCGGACGCGGTAGAGTTCCGCGGACCGCTCAGCGGTCCAGCCTTCGTGTGCATGGGTCACTCATATATCCTCCCTCAAAATATGGGCCGGGAAATCCGGCATGTTCCGGCGGCATGTAGGGGCGGGGTCCGCGAATGTCAACACGAATATGGCCCCGGCGCCGGATTGTGACGAAAAAAGCGGCCGGCCCCCGGGCGGATGGGAGCGGGGTGCCCGTCCGGACGCCTCTCAGCCCCCAGGGACGCGCCTGTGTTGTCCGGGCAACATATCAATCCCATCTTTTTTTCGCAGTATCGCCGCCCGGCAGGACAAAAGAAAAGGCACTTGCGAAAAATATTCGCAAGTGCCTGTCTTTTCTGGTCGGGATGAGAGGATTTGAACCTCCGATCTCTGCGTCCCGAACGCAGCGCTCTACCAGACTGAGCCACATCCCGATGCACGTGAGAAGGGGTGTTTAGCGCACGGTTGGTTAAAAGGCAAGACAAAATTTCAATGAAAGTTCAAGGTTGTGGACAAAGGGGCTAAAGCCCCCTAAAATGGGAATTTGCAAGACAAAATAATATCCCGCCGTGTCGCGGCCGGGTAGTGTCGCACGGTTGCCGCCTTCAAGCGGCCGTATGGGTCCCCGGAGCGGTGGCGGGACGGAATATGGGGTTGTTAAGGAGTTGTATACGTGATCAAAGTTCTCGTTGTTGATGATTCCGCGTTCATGCGCAAGGCCATCAGCACGATGCTCGACAAGGACCCCGGCATCACCGTGGTGGGGGTGGCGCGCAACGGCCGGGTCGGCCTGGACATGGTGCGCAAGCTCGATCCCGATGTGGTGACCATGGACATCGAGATGCCCGAGATGGACGGCCTGACCGCCCTCAGGCACATCATGATGGAGTGCCCCAGGCCCGTGCTCATGGTCAGTTCCCTGACCACCGAGGGGGCGGAATCCACCCTGAAGGCCATGGAGCTCGGCGCGGTGGACTTCATCCCCAAGCAGCTTTCCAAGGTCTCCCTGGACATCATCAAGATCGAGCGGGACCTCATCGAGAAGGTCAAGACCGTGGCCGCGCGCAAGATGCGCCACGTGGCCGCCCGGGCAGCCGCCCCACGCAAGGTCCGCAGGCCCGTGACAGCGACCCGCGCCGGAGGACGGCCGGTCCGCGACGTGGTGGCCATCGGCGTGTCCACGGGCGGGCCGCCCGTGGTCCAGAAAATCTTGTCCTCGCTGCCCGCCGATTTCCCGGCCGGCATTCTCATTGCCCAGCACATGCCCGCCGCCTTCACCGGGCCGTTCGCGGCCAGGCTGGACAGCGTCAGCCAGATCACGGTCAAGGAGGCCGAGAACGGCGACGTGCTCCGGCCCGGCCACGCCTATGTGGCGCCCGGCGGCAGGCACATCATTCTCGACCAGAAGGTCAGCCACATCAACGTGCTGGTCACGGACGAGCCCGCGGACGCCCTGTACAAACCCTCGGCCAACGTGCTCATCGGCTCGGTGGCCCAGGCGGTCGGCCGCAGGGGGCTCGGGGTCATCCTGACCGGCATGGGCAACGACGGCTGCGAAGGAATCCGCGCCCTCAAGGGGAAGGGGGGCAGGGCCTTGGCGCAGAGCGACTCCACTTGCGTGGTCTACGGCATGCCCAAGGCGGTGGTGGAGAACAATCTGGCGGACGAAATCGTGGATCTCGACGACATGGCCGAGTCCATCATGGCGAATCTTTATAAATAAGTATGCCCCAATAGGAAGGGGGAGGTCTGACAACATGGCGGATTGTACCGAGTATCTGGCCCTGCTGAGCAGCGACAACAAGGAAATCGTTCGGGAGAGCGCATTCAGGGCCGGGGAGGATAATTGTGTCGAAGCCGTTCCCAAACTGGCGGAACTGCTCAAGACAAACCATCTGGGCATCCAGGAGGCGGTGGACAGTTCCCTGCGCAAGATCGGCGGCCGGGAGACGGTCGAGGCGGTCATACCGCTGCTGCGGTCCGACGAGGCCCCGGTGCGCAACCTGGCCATGGACATCCTGCGCGAAGTGGGCAACCAGGACATGCCGTCGCTCATCGACCTGACCCTGGACGAGGACCCGGACATACGGATTTTCGTGGCCGACATCCTCGGCTCCACCGGGAATCTTCTGGCGGTCCAGCCCCTGTGCGAGGCCCTGCTCAAGGACCCGGAGGTCAACGTCCGCTACCAGGCGGCCGTGAGCCTGGGCGAGTTGGGCATGGAGGACGCCACCCCCTGCCTGAACAAGGCCATCAACGACGAGGAGTGGGTCCAGTATTCCGTGATCGAGGCCCTGACCAAGATCGGCCACACCAGTTCGGTGAACGCCCTGGTCAAGGCCCTGGACGGGGCGTCCGACCTGGTCGCCTCCATGATCATCGACTCCCTGGGCGAGATGGGCAACGTCAAGGCCGTGACCATGCTGCTCAAGCGCATGGCCGACGCGCCCACGGCCCTGCGCAACAAGATCGTCAAGGCCATCGTCAAGATACTCGGCGGCAAGTCACTGACCCTGCTCAGCGACGACGAGCGCGAGCGGTTCCGGGAGTATTTGCTGGTGGCCCTGCAGGACGAGGACGAGGAGATCCAGGACGCCGCCATCCAGGGACTGGCCTTTGTCGGCGGCGAGGAGGCATCCTCGGGCATCCTCCACATCGCGGGCGGGCTCGACCAGGACCGCGACCAGGACCGGTTGCGGTTGATTATCGGCTTTTTGGCCCAGATCGGCCTGACCGACGCCCTCAGGGAGGGGCTGCTCGGCGAGGACCAGGACGTGGCCCGCGTGTCCGTTCAGGTCCTGTCGCAGATAGCGCCCGCCGCCTGCACCGAGGAGGACTGCGTCTGCCAGGTGCTTATGGAGGCCTTCTGGAAGGCCGCGTTGCCCGTGCAGCGGCAGATCGTCAGCGTGGTCGCCGCCAAGGGCGAGGAGCAGTCCAAGGACTTTTTCATTCGCGTCCTGAACGAACACGAGGACGGCACCGTGCTCAAGAGCGCGGTCTACCTGCTCGGCGAAAAGCTCAGGCTGCCCGAGGTGGTGGACCAGATATTCCCGCTCATGGACCACCAGTACGACGACGTCAAGGAGGCCGCGCTGGAGGCGTGCATCGCCATAGACGGCCCGGAGGTGAAGGCCCGCTTTCAGGAGATGTTCGGCAGCGCGGAGCCCATCCGGCGGCTCATGGCCACCTACGCCCTGGGCAAACTCGGCCCCATGGAGAACCTGGACATCCTGACCCAGGCCGTGGAGGACGAGATCCCGGACATCCGCAAGGTGGCCGTGGAGGCCCTGGCCGCGTCCGGCGGCGACGACGCCGTGTGGCGGCCCCTGATCCTCCATCGGATGTCCGACGAGAGCAAGGACGTGCGGTTGACGGTCATCGAGATCATGGGCCAGCACTACGACGAGGAGATGATTCCCCATCTTATCGACGCCCTGAACGACGAGGACGACTGGGTCAAGGTCCGGGCCATGGACGCCCTGGGCGAGCACGGCACGCCCGAGGCCGCGCCGCTGATGATCGACATGCTGAACAACTCCAACCGGTTCGTTGTCATGAAGGCCATCGAGGCCCTGGGCAACATCGGCGGCAGCGAGGCCTTTTCGGCCCTGCTGGAGGTGACCAACAGCGACGAGTACGAACTGGTCAGCGCCGCTGAGGAAGCCATCTCCAAGATACAGGAAATGTAGGAGCAACCGACCGGAATGTCGTCTCTTTTTTCGAAGACCATCTCTCTTGGCAAGGAACTCCGGATCACGGATCAGGAGTTCGCCAACCTGCGGGATTTCATCTATGCCGAATGCGGTATCCATATTGCTGACAACCGAAAGTATTTATTGGAAAACAGACTCGGAAACAGGCTCAAGAAACTCAACTTGAAGAATTTCGACGAATACTACAACCTCCTGCGGTTCGACCCGGCCCGGGGCGCGGAGATGAAGAAGCTCTACGAGGTCATCACCACCAACGAGACCAGCTTCTACCGCAACCCGCCCCAGCTCAAGGTCTTCCAGGAGGAGATCATGCCCGGGATGCTCGACTCCTGCCGCCGCAAGGGCAGAAAGCTGCGCATCTGGTCGGCGGGGTGTTCCACCGGCGAGGAGCCCTACACCATCTCGATCATCATCCACGAGATGCTCAAGGCCGAGCTGCCTACATGGGACATCCGCATCACGGCCAACGACCTGTCGGAGCGGGTCCTGGAGTCGGCCCGCCGGGGCGTGTACAACGACTACACGCTGCGGACCACCCCGGAGGATGTCGCCGCCCGCTATTTCGACATGGACAACGGGCAGAACCGGATTAGGCCGGAGGTCAAGCGGCTGGTCAGCTTCGGCCAGATCAACCTCCGCGACCGGGTGCAGCTCAAGCGGGTGGAGCGGTCGCAGATCGTTTTCTGCCGAAACGTCATCATCTATTTCGACGACGAGATGAAAAAACGGGTCATCAACGCCTTTTACGACAACCTGCTGCCGGGCGGGTATTTGATCATCGGGCATTCCGAATCGCTGCACAACATCACGCGCGCGTTCAAGCCCATTCACTATCCGGGCGCCATCATCTATCAGAAGGAGGAGTAGGACATGTTCCATGGCGGATTTGATAAGGTGACGCCTGCCGTGCTAATCAGGGGGAGTTATGCCTAAACATATTCTCATAGTGGACGATTCGAAGACCGTCAGGAACCTGGTGGCCTTCATCATGAAGAAGGAAGGGTTCAAGGTGACCACGGCCGAGGACGGCCTGGACGGCCTGGAAAAGCTGTACAGCCTGTCCGAGGTCGACCTGATCGTGTCCGACGTGAACATGCCCCGCATGGACGGGCTGACCTTCATCAAGACGGTCCGGGAACAGGCCGCCTACCGGGACATCCCCATCGTGGTGCTGTCCACCGAGGGCCAGGACAAGGACATCCAGACGGGATTGACCGTGGGGGCGAATCTGTACATGATCAAACCCGCCCAGCCGGAAAAGCTTGTCCGGAACGTCAAGATGCTGCTGGGGTAGCCGTCCGCGCGCGGGACGGCGATATAACGCAACCGACGCGGCAGGGGATACGGGCCCGCCAACAGAGCCCCGTTGCCGCATGAGGAACTTCGATGAGCCAGGACTTTCTCGATCCGGAAATCTTATCCGACTTTTTCATTGAAGCCAAAGAGCACTTGGAGACCATCGAGCCCAACCTGCTCGAGTTGGAGAAGAGCCCCGACAACCTCGGACTCCTCAACGAGATTTTCAGGCCCATGCACTCCCTCAAGGGGGCATCGGGCTTTCTCGGCCTGAACAAGATCAACGGGCTTGCCCACAAGGCCGAGAACATCCTGGACGAACTGCGCCAGGGGTCCATGCGCGTGACCGGGGCCATCATGGATCTGATCCTCTCGGCCACCGACGCCCTGCGGACCATGGTGGACAACCTGGAGACCAGCGGGGTGGAGGGCGATGTGGACACCGCGCCCATTATCGCCCGGATCGAGGCGGCCCTGCTCGGCCAGCTTTCGGCCGAGGGCGGGGACGAACCCGAACCCCAGGCCGAGACGGTCGAAACATCCGAAGCGCCCGCCGAGGAAGCCGTTGCCGAGCCCGAATACATCGAACAAGAACCCGCCGTGGCGGCGGAAGACGCCGGGGACGCCGACATGACCGCTTTTCACCCGCAACCCGATCC
Proteins encoded:
- a CDS encoding response regulator, with the protein product MPKHILIVDDSKTVRNLVAFIMKKEGFKVTTAEDGLDGLEKLYSLSEVDLIVSDVNMPRMDGLTFIKTVREQAAYRDIPIVVLSTEGQDKDIQTGLTVGANLYMIKPAQPEKLVRNVKMLLG
- the speA gene encoding biosynthetic arginine decarboxylase codes for the protein MTHAHEGWTAERSAELYRVREWGAGFFGVSENGDLQVTATPDDFAGAVSIPDIIAGIQARGLDLPVLLRIENLLDTQISLLNDSFIQAMKSLDYGGAYLGAYPIKVNQQQQVVEAVTRHGRKYHHGLEAGSKAELIAAMGMHSDPGAVLVCNGYKDEEFVDLALHAVQLGFKCVLVIEMPGELPLIIERSRALGVEPILGVRAKLASQATGQWAESGGDRSIFGLNAAQIIEVIDRLKEAGMLGCLQLLHYHLGSQIPNIREIRSGVAEASRIYAGLAAEGAGMRYLDLGGGLAVDYDGTRTSLSSSRNYSVYEYCADVIEGVMTVLDEQGVPHPTIITESGRALVAYYSMLLFNVLDAARFEPEPLPDSLPEDTNVHIRHMHQTMLALTPDNVQESFNDALYYRDEVRQAFNQGTISFRERALGENVFWQTVRNIAILARDLPALPLELEGIARTLSDIYYCNFSVFQSLPDAWAIDQLFPVMPVHRLDEEPTREGSLADITCDCDGKIDRFIEGPGVNRTMRLHALRSSEEYCLGAFLVGAYQETLGDLHNLFGDTNVVTIRILEDGKYEFVGELEGDTVEDVLSYVEYDTKALLTRFRETAEQSVRKGLITPAQRREILQAYKNGLRGYTYLER
- a CDS encoding CheR family methyltransferase, yielding MSSLFSKTISLGKELRITDQEFANLRDFIYAECGIHIADNRKYLLENRLGNRLKKLNLKNFDEYYNLLRFDPARGAEMKKLYEVITTNETSFYRNPPQLKVFQEEIMPGMLDSCRRKGRKLRIWSAGCSTGEEPYTISIIIHEMLKAELPTWDIRITANDLSERVLESARRGVYNDYTLRTTPEDVAARYFDMDNGQNRIRPEVKRLVSFGQINLRDRVQLKRVERSQIVFCRNVIIYFDDEMKKRVINAFYDNLLPGGYLIIGHSESLHNITRAFKPIHYPGAIIYQKEE
- a CDS encoding protein-glutamate methylesterase/protein-glutamine glutaminase — its product is MIKVLVVDDSAFMRKAISTMLDKDPGITVVGVARNGRVGLDMVRKLDPDVVTMDIEMPEMDGLTALRHIMMECPRPVLMVSSLTTEGAESTLKAMELGAVDFIPKQLSKVSLDIIKIERDLIEKVKTVAARKMRHVAARAAAPRKVRRPVTATRAGGRPVRDVVAIGVSTGGPPVVQKILSSLPADFPAGILIAQHMPAAFTGPFAARLDSVSQITVKEAENGDVLRPGHAYVAPGGRHIILDQKVSHINVLVTDEPADALYKPSANVLIGSVAQAVGRRGLGVILTGMGNDGCEGIRALKGKGGRALAQSDSTCVVYGMPKAVVENNLADEIVDLDDMAESIMANLYK
- a CDS encoding LysR family transcriptional regulator; this encodes MELRHLRYFVGVARELNFSKAAEKLLVSQPALSTQIVDLEEDLGVQLFIRSTRQVRLTAAGEVFLEEAEDILRRAEAARQRATRTARGEEGELTVSFFAAPTMFFLPELVRRFRAAYPAVSLRLRELTPDRQLDAFERNEIDVGFTRPLPPGHPYLECEELFKERFLAVMAETHPLAGRGRIGLKELAGEPFVLMARPVAVTLYDQIIALCREAGFSPLVEHTPDLMATLLMMVAAEQGVSVVPEGVRNLREKQVAYVPLDPSPEPIPLLLSWDPGRDNPARDAFLRLGREGGFGIR
- a CDS encoding HEAT repeat domain-containing protein gives rise to the protein MADCTEYLALLSSDNKEIVRESAFRAGEDNCVEAVPKLAELLKTNHLGIQEAVDSSLRKIGGRETVEAVIPLLRSDEAPVRNLAMDILREVGNQDMPSLIDLTLDEDPDIRIFVADILGSTGNLLAVQPLCEALLKDPEVNVRYQAAVSLGELGMEDATPCLNKAINDEEWVQYSVIEALTKIGHTSSVNALVKALDGASDLVASMIIDSLGEMGNVKAVTMLLKRMADAPTALRNKIVKAIVKILGGKSLTLLSDDERERFREYLLVALQDEDEEIQDAAIQGLAFVGGEEASSGILHIAGGLDQDRDQDRLRLIIGFLAQIGLTDALREGLLGEDQDVARVSVQVLSQIAPAACTEEDCVCQVLMEAFWKAALPVQRQIVSVVAAKGEEQSKDFFIRVLNEHEDGTVLKSAVYLLGEKLRLPEVVDQIFPLMDHQYDDVKEAALEACIAIDGPEVKARFQEMFGSAEPIRRLMATYALGKLGPMENLDILTQAVEDEIPDIRKVAVEALAASGGDDAVWRPLILHRMSDESKDVRLTVIEIMGQHYDEEMIPHLIDALNDEDDWVKVRAMDALGEHGTPEAAPLMIDMLNNSNRFVVMKAIEALGNIGGSEAFSALLEVTNSDEYELVSAAEEAISKIQEM